The following are from one region of the Treponema denticola genome:
- a CDS encoding cyclodeaminase/cyclohydrolase family protein, which yields MELVKMTVSAFVDETASDSPAPGGGSVSALAGSLASALGQMVIRLTTGKKAFASLDEKTQEEFKAQLPKLEKAQKRLVEIIDEDTQAFNAFMEALKLPKDTDEQKAKRSKAMSDATVVAMQVPLETAKTCLEVLRFLPIVALHGNKNAASDAGVAALNARSGLEGAILNVKINLGGIDDAPLCEKTRAECNKMLEEGEKLKTEILKTIYSKIE from the coding sequence ATGGAATTAGTAAAGATGACGGTAAGTGCTTTTGTTGACGAAACAGCCAGCGATTCTCCGGCCCCCGGAGGCGGTTCCGTTTCTGCCTTGGCAGGTTCTCTAGCCTCGGCCCTCGGTCAGATGGTTATCCGCTTGACAACAGGAAAAAAAGCCTTTGCTTCTCTTGACGAAAAAACTCAAGAAGAATTTAAGGCTCAGCTCCCGAAATTAGAAAAGGCTCAAAAACGATTGGTCGAGATCATTGATGAAGACACACAGGCCTTTAACGCCTTTATGGAAGCCCTAAAGCTGCCCAAGGACACCGATGAGCAAAAGGCAAAGCGCAGCAAGGCTATGTCCGATGCTACTGTCGTGGCAATGCAGGTTCCGCTTGAAACAGCTAAGACCTGTTTGGAGGTACTACGCTTTTTACCCATTGTTGCCCTTCACGGAAACAAAAATGCCGCGTCCGATGCCGGTGTTGCAGCCCTTAATGCCCGCTCCGGTTTGGAAGGTGCTATATTAAACGTTAAGATAAATCTAGGCGGAATCGATGATGCACCCCTCTGCGAAAAAACAAGGGCCGAGTGCAATAAAATGCTTGAAGAAGGCGAAAAGCTAAAGACTGAAATTTTAAAAACAATCTATTCTAAGATTGAATAG
- the fabF gene encoding beta-ketoacyl-ACP synthase II, whose translation MRRVVITGLGAVTPIGNTLDETWEGIKAGKCGIGNITQFDCSDFKIQIAAEVKNFDASQFMDKKDARKMARFTQFAVAAASQAMKDAGLSKENIDANRTGIILGNGIGGFEIYQEAFKKYFQVAPDRIPPMTVPLLIPNEAAGNISMQFGIKGPSWTLATACASGTDALGNALDLVRSGRLDVCVSGGTEATITGFGISGFTILQTLASGDPAKACCPFDKKRSGFVMGEGSGILILEEYEHAKKRGAKIYAEFAGYGASSDAYHLTSPDPSGDGGALAITNALADAGVKPEEVQYYNAHGTSTPINDPAETAMIKKAFGDHAYKMKVSSTKSMIGHCLGAAGALEAIFCIKAMEDGFYPPTINLTEPDLEAGCDLDYVPNKGVKGEINCAASGSLGFGGHNGVAVFKKIK comes from the coding sequence ATGAGAAGAGTTGTAATTACAGGCCTCGGTGCCGTAACCCCCATAGGAAACACCCTGGATGAAACATGGGAAGGAATCAAAGCAGGTAAATGCGGAATCGGAAACATTACCCAATTTGATTGTTCCGATTTTAAGATTCAGATAGCGGCAGAAGTAAAAAACTTTGACGCTTCACAATTTATGGATAAAAAAGATGCCCGTAAAATGGCGCGGTTCACTCAATTTGCCGTAGCCGCAGCTTCGCAGGCAATGAAGGATGCCGGCCTTTCAAAAGAAAACATCGATGCAAACCGCACAGGTATAATACTCGGAAACGGTATAGGCGGTTTTGAAATCTATCAAGAGGCCTTTAAAAAATACTTTCAAGTTGCTCCGGATCGTATTCCGCCGATGACTGTTCCCCTTCTTATTCCGAATGAGGCAGCCGGAAACATAAGTATGCAGTTCGGCATAAAGGGACCGTCTTGGACATTGGCTACAGCCTGTGCTTCCGGTACCGATGCCCTCGGAAATGCTTTAGACCTTGTCCGCTCAGGAAGGCTTGATGTATGTGTATCAGGCGGTACGGAAGCTACAATTACCGGTTTCGGCATAAGCGGTTTTACGATTTTGCAAACCCTCGCCTCAGGCGATCCTGCCAAGGCTTGCTGTCCCTTCGATAAAAAGCGTTCAGGCTTTGTAATGGGCGAAGGCTCAGGCATTCTCATTCTTGAAGAATATGAACATGCAAAAAAGAGGGGCGCTAAAATATATGCGGAATTTGCAGGCTATGGAGCTTCCTCCGATGCCTACCACTTAACCAGCCCCGACCCCTCAGGTGACGGAGGAGCATTGGCCATCACCAACGCCCTCGCCGATGCAGGCGTAAAACCTGAAGAAGTTCAATACTATAATGCTCACGGAACATCGACTCCGATTAACGACCCTGCAGAAACGGCCATGATTAAAAAAGCTTTTGGAGACCATGCATATAAAATGAAGGTTTCTTCAACCAAATCGATGATAGGCCACTGTTTAGGTGCCGCAGGAGCTCTTGAAGCTATTTTCTGTATAAAGGCAATGGAAGATGGATTTTATCCCCCGACCATCAACCTAACCGAACCCGACCTTGAAGCCGGCTGCGATTTGGACTATGTTCCGAACAAGGGCGTCAAAGGCGAAATAAACTGTGCCGCCTCAGGCTCTCTCGGTTTCGGAGGCCACAACGGCGTCGCCGTCTTCAAAAAGATAAAGTAA
- a CDS encoding arsenate reductase family protein gives MIFIYYPKCTTCINAKKWLDDHGLSYTERHIKEKNPTAAEIKKWHKKSGLPLKKFFNTSGLVYRGLNLKEKLPNMSEEEMYDLLSTDGMLVKRPLLITETAVLIGFKAKDWEAALIN, from the coding sequence ATGATTTTTATTTATTATCCGAAATGTACTACATGTATAAATGCAAAAAAATGGCTTGATGATCATGGACTTTCTTATACCGAAAGGCATATCAAGGAGAAAAATCCTACAGCTGCCGAGATTAAAAAATGGCATAAAAAAAGCGGCTTACCCTTAAAGAAATTTTTTAATACAAGCGGCTTGGTTTACCGAGGTCTAAACCTCAAAGAAAAATTACCGAATATGAGCGAAGAAGAAATGTATGATCTTCTCTCAACTGACGGTATGCTGGTAAAACGGCCTCTATTAATTACCGAAACCGCTGTTCTTATCGGCTTTAAAGCTAAGGACTGGGAAGCAGCTCTTATAAATTAA
- a CDS encoding AbrB/MazE/SpoVT family DNA-binding domain-containing protein, with protein sequence MELAKLTSKGQITIPLAIRNMLGLKTGDKVFFEESRGKVYITNASQITLANIQTQMQGEAEKAGFQTEDDVIAYIKELRKKS encoded by the coding sequence ATGGAGCTTGCAAAACTAACATCTAAGGGTCAGATTACAATTCCGCTTGCGATAAGAAATATGCTCGGATTAAAAACCGGCGATAAAGTTTTTTTTGAAGAAAGCAGAGGAAAAGTTTATATTACAAATGCTTCTCAAATAACTTTAGCAAATATTCAGACTCAAATGCAAGGAGAAGCAGAAAAAGCCGGCTTTCAAACAGAAGATGACGTTATTGCTTATATTAAAGAGCTAAGGAAAAAGAGTTGA
- a CDS encoding AMP-binding protein, with the protein MFYKEYINYIESDDWETVHNSFSVKAPENFNFAYDIIDRMAKEYPEKEALVWCDETEERIFSFGELAKQINKTANFFKAMGIGRGDTVLLFLRRRYEFWFVLPALHKIGAIAVPATVQLAAHDIEYRIQSANIKMVMAVQEKNLQEEIQKAAESAYNKPLLVWVHDEMEGWISFDELVKNMSEDFTPSQGEAYPCGKDIALLYFTSGTSGNPKMVEHNFLYPLGHIATAKFWQNVKEGGRHLSVAETGWAKAMWGKIYGQWLCGCSVFVYDMKMFIPKNMLEKLSKYRITSFCAPPTVYRYLIREKIEDYDLSSLEECTTAGEALSMDIFTTFKEKTGIELREGYGQTELTLTTGTFPGMKIKPGSMGKPAPGYEIDIIRPDGSSCKAGESGEIILRLDKKVPFGMFGGYYKNEEKTAEVFKDGVYHTGDAAYRDEDGYFWFESRTDDLIKSSGFRISPFEVESVLLQHPAVFECAVTGVPDPKRGQAVKAFVVLNKTYQPSQALEKELMFFAKKNAALYKAPRSLEFVETLPKTHNGKISRAAIRSRKA; encoded by the coding sequence ATGTTTTATAAAGAATATATAAACTATATTGAAAGCGATGATTGGGAAACCGTACATAATTCTTTTTCAGTCAAAGCTCCCGAAAATTTTAATTTTGCTTATGATATAATAGACAGAATGGCGAAGGAATACCCCGAAAAGGAGGCTCTCGTCTGGTGCGATGAAACCGAAGAAAGGATTTTTTCGTTCGGAGAATTGGCAAAGCAGATAAATAAAACGGCCAATTTCTTTAAAGCCATGGGAATAGGAAGAGGCGACACGGTTTTGCTTTTTTTGCGAAGAAGATACGAGTTTTGGTTTGTTCTTCCGGCCCTGCACAAAATAGGGGCAATAGCCGTTCCTGCAACGGTCCAACTCGCAGCCCACGACATTGAATACCGTATTCAATCCGCCAATATAAAAATGGTAATGGCCGTACAGGAAAAGAATTTACAAGAAGAAATTCAAAAAGCTGCCGAATCCGCTTATAATAAGCCCCTTCTTGTCTGGGTACATGATGAAATGGAGGGCTGGATTTCCTTTGATGAACTCGTAAAAAATATGAGTGAAGATTTTACACCTTCTCAGGGAGAAGCCTACCCTTGCGGAAAGGACATAGCTCTTTTGTACTTTACCTCAGGTACTTCGGGTAATCCCAAAATGGTGGAGCATAATTTTTTATATCCGCTTGGGCACATTGCGACCGCAAAATTTTGGCAAAACGTCAAGGAAGGCGGAAGGCACTTAAGCGTTGCCGAAACAGGCTGGGCAAAGGCCATGTGGGGAAAAATTTACGGTCAGTGGCTCTGCGGCTGTTCCGTATTTGTGTACGACATGAAAATGTTTATCCCTAAAAACATGCTCGAAAAATTATCAAAATACAGGATAACTTCCTTTTGCGCACCTCCCACCGTTTACAGGTACTTAATCCGCGAAAAAATAGAAGATTACGATTTATCCTCATTGGAAGAATGTACAACGGCAGGAGAGGCCCTTAGCATGGACATCTTCACTACATTTAAAGAAAAGACCGGAATAGAATTACGGGAAGGCTACGGGCAAACAGAGCTTACCCTCACAACGGGAACCTTCCCCGGCATGAAAATCAAACCCGGCTCGATGGGAAAGCCCGCCCCCGGCTATGAGATAGATATTATCCGCCCCGACGGATCTTCTTGCAAGGCAGGAGAATCGGGGGAAATCATCTTGCGTTTGGATAAAAAGGTTCCCTTCGGAATGTTCGGAGGCTATTATAAAAATGAAGAAAAAACGGCCGAGGTTTTTAAGGACGGAGTTTACCACACGGGAGACGCCGCCTATCGGGATGAAGACGGTTATTTTTGGTTTGAAAGCCGAACCGATGACCTTATAAAAAGCTCCGGTTTCCGTATAAGCCCCTTTGAGGTGGAGTCGGTTCTTTTACAACATCCAGCAGTCTTTGAATGTGCGGTAACAGGCGTCCCCGACCCTAAAAGAGGACAGGCTGTAAAGGCCTTTGTTGTTTTAAATAAAACCTATCAACCGAGCCAAGCCTTGGAAAAAGAGCTTATGTTCTTTGCAAAGAAAAATGCGGCCCTCTACAAGGCCCCGCGTTCTCTCGAATTTGTAGAAACGTTGCCTAAAACCCATAACGGCAAGATAAGCCGGGCTGCAATCAGAAGCCGAAAGGCCTGA
- the hutI gene encoding imidazolonepropionase translates to MTLFISDSIFSSTEKKGEDFDKAFAGYIVVENGLIQKVGKGEAPESLKGQAEKIIDARGKTITAGLVDAHTHLVHGGSREHELAMKLAGKTYLEIHASGGGIFSTVRATRAASKEELTQKALTSLDRMLIHGTTTAESKSGYGLDMETEIKCLEINSYLNKNHPIDIVSTYMGAHATPPEFKDNKEGYIKFMIEEVMPEVKKRGLAEFSDAFCEDKIFSVEETERIMKAASGLGFKLKLHADEIIPLKGAELAAKMNAHSAEHLMAISDEGITALAKSGTVAVLLPATSFFLMSPIYAPAKKMIEEGVRVALATDYNPGSSPTENLQMAMWAACYKMKLLPAQILRGVTINAAYAIDREKTIGSIEEGKQADLVIFDAPNIDFLVYHFGVNSVDQVWKKGKLVAEKGRLVYKN, encoded by the coding sequence ATGACTTTATTTATAAGCGACAGTATTTTTTCTTCTACCGAAAAAAAAGGAGAAGACTTTGATAAGGCCTTTGCCGGCTACATCGTTGTAGAAAACGGCCTCATTCAAAAGGTTGGCAAGGGAGAAGCTCCCGAAAGTTTAAAAGGCCAAGCCGAAAAAATAATAGATGCACGGGGAAAGACTATTACGGCAGGACTTGTCGATGCTCACACTCACTTGGTGCATGGCGGTTCACGCGAGCATGAGCTTGCAATGAAACTTGCAGGAAAAACTTATCTTGAAATCCATGCAAGCGGAGGCGGTATTTTTAGCACTGTAAGGGCAACCAGAGCAGCATCAAAAGAAGAGTTAACGCAAAAAGCTTTGACTAGCCTTGACCGAATGCTTATTCACGGGACAACCACCGCCGAATCAAAAAGCGGTTACGGTCTCGACATGGAAACCGAAATTAAGTGTCTTGAGATAAATTCTTATCTGAATAAAAATCATCCAATCGATATTGTTTCAACCTATATGGGAGCCCATGCAACTCCGCCCGAATTTAAGGACAACAAGGAAGGCTATATCAAGTTTATGATAGAAGAGGTTATGCCCGAGGTTAAAAAACGCGGTTTAGCGGAATTCTCCGATGCCTTTTGTGAAGATAAGATTTTTTCCGTGGAAGAAACCGAAAGAATAATGAAGGCCGCTTCCGGCTTAGGCTTTAAGCTGAAACTTCATGCCGACGAGATTATTCCTCTAAAGGGAGCGGAACTTGCAGCAAAGATGAATGCTCACTCAGCCGAGCACTTGATGGCTATATCCGATGAGGGAATTACGGCTCTTGCAAAATCGGGAACTGTTGCCGTTCTTCTTCCTGCAACATCCTTCTTTTTGATGTCGCCCATTTATGCTCCTGCAAAAAAGATGATTGAAGAAGGCGTAAGAGTAGCCCTTGCAACCGATTACAACCCCGGAAGCAGCCCGACAGAAAACCTGCAAATGGCAATGTGGGCAGCCTGTTACAAGATGAAGCTTTTACCTGCACAAATTTTACGCGGCGTCACAATAAATGCAGCTTATGCAATAGATCGTGAAAAAACTATAGGCAGCATTGAAGAAGGAAAGCAGGCAGATCTTGTTATCTTTGATGCCCCGAATATAGATTTCCTTGTTTATCACTTCGGTGTAAATTCCGTCGATCAGGTTTGGAAAAAGGGAAAGCTTGTTGCTGAAAAGGGCCGGCTTGTTTATAAGAACTGA
- a CDS encoding tetratricopeptide repeat protein translates to MAKSVNALINEAIEAGKKRDYKTSILILEKLAAEGLAEVSSPFYGEKKGNPEIYLYLSRAWAAVNNYGRSIAYGKAYIKRCSSDSSANSTDLPMGFFFLGRSYLAAGQYDRAVYCLEKSLKLNPHPLETRAMLGSAYLKWKKPRLARETFEEALKFAPSDTKLNAGYLNSLFVEGIYELRNGNADMARQMFSFAIKNGIDGVAPRLYLAHALKMEGYLPEALGQYEAACEFEPDDPALKWYPAMIKMQLGDAAGAAEDFAKLGIEIPDDGVSDRFFAMGVIKKHMERGDYSRAAVAARIFIKTFGSDAEIRLLAAEAQRSMGNTNTALGHYKCALEHEPENPYPHYGIMLALQEAYRWEELSAAILRAEASGVCDADDIYYYKIITAAHIDNPPEEVLPHLQALIQNGRADSGIFNAMGCCYIKLNIPDLALNWYERALSINEKDEEAKIGIIASYENLQLNKEADEAYNSYLNEWGKNIYIRRDYVLFLEKCERWEDAGNQLEILMSQGKKVNFDPELALFRRKAGQYQKAAILYRKMLRAKPEERLLLHNLVFCLDKMGQTKVSLDLLKAAEKMFGIKTDSMLIKGILQMRLKKKEDAIKTFQYILEKEPKNKHAAEFLEKAYGK, encoded by the coding sequence ATGGCTAAGTCTGTAAATGCGCTTATAAATGAAGCTATTGAAGCCGGAAAAAAACGCGACTATAAGACTTCAATTTTAATTTTAGAAAAATTAGCCGCAGAAGGCTTAGCCGAAGTATCTTCTCCCTTTTACGGCGAAAAAAAGGGAAATCCCGAAATATATTTATACCTTTCAAGGGCTTGGGCTGCCGTAAACAATTACGGCAGATCCATAGCCTATGGTAAGGCCTATATAAAAAGATGCTCATCGGACTCGTCTGCAAATAGTACAGACCTTCCTATGGGTTTCTTTTTTTTGGGCCGCTCATATTTGGCGGCGGGGCAATATGACAGAGCCGTTTATTGTCTTGAAAAAAGCTTAAAGCTCAATCCCCATCCTCTTGAAACAAGGGCAATGCTCGGCTCGGCCTATCTAAAATGGAAAAAACCCCGCCTTGCCAGAGAAACATTTGAAGAAGCCTTAAAGTTTGCTCCTTCGGATACAAAGCTGAATGCCGGATATTTAAATTCTCTTTTTGTTGAAGGAATTTATGAATTAAGAAACGGCAACGCAGATATGGCTCGCCAAATGTTCAGCTTTGCAATAAAAAACGGCATAGACGGAGTTGCTCCGCGCCTCTATCTTGCTCACGCCCTAAAAATGGAGGGCTATCTTCCGGAGGCCCTAGGCCAATATGAGGCTGCCTGCGAATTCGAACCCGATGATCCGGCGCTAAAATGGTACCCTGCAATGATCAAGATGCAGCTGGGCGATGCTGCCGGAGCGGCCGAAGATTTTGCAAAACTTGGTATTGAGATTCCCGATGACGGAGTTTCGGATCGCTTTTTTGCAATGGGCGTTATCAAAAAACATATGGAGCGGGGCGATTATTCAAGAGCCGCCGTTGCTGCCCGCATCTTTATTAAGACCTTTGGAAGCGATGCCGAAATACGCCTCCTAGCAGCCGAGGCTCAGCGTTCCATGGGGAACACCAACACAGCCTTGGGACATTATAAGTGTGCACTTGAGCATGAACCTGAAAATCCTTATCCGCATTACGGCATAATGCTCGCCCTTCAAGAAGCATACCGCTGGGAGGAACTTAGTGCCGCAATCCTGCGGGCCGAAGCAAGCGGCGTCTGCGATGCGGACGATATTTATTATTATAAAATAATTACCGCTGCCCATATCGATAACCCTCCCGAAGAGGTATTGCCTCATCTTCAAGCCCTTATTCAAAACGGAAGAGCCGATTCAGGCATCTTTAACGCCATGGGCTGCTGCTACATAAAACTGAACATTCCCGACCTTGCCCTAAACTGGTATGAAAGAGCTTTGAGCATCAATGAAAAAGATGAAGAAGCTAAAATAGGAATTATCGCCTCTTACGAAAATTTACAATTAAATAAGGAAGCTGATGAAGCATATAACTCATATCTAAATGAATGGGGAAAGAATATCTACATAAGGCGAGACTATGTGCTATTTTTAGAAAAATGCGAGCGTTGGGAAGATGCCGGCAATCAGCTTGAAATTTTAATGAGTCAAGGCAAAAAAGTTAATTTTGATCCTGAGCTTGCTTTATTCCGAAGAAAGGCCGGACAATACCAAAAAGCCGCTATTCTTTACAGAAAGATGCTTAGGGCTAAACCGGAAGAAAGGCTCTTATTACACAACCTCGTCTTCTGTCTTGATAAAATGGGACAAACAAAAGTCTCCCTCGATCTTTTAAAAGCTGCAGAAAAAATGTTCGGCATTAAGACCGATTCCATGCTCATCAAAGGCATCCTTCAAATGCGCCTAAAAAAGAAAGAAGATGCAATAAAAACTTTTCAATACATATTGGAAAAAGAACCTAAAAATAAACATGCCGCCGAATTCTTGGAAAAAGCTTACGGGAAATAA
- a CDS encoding biotin--[acetyl-CoA-carboxylase] ligase, which yields MEELISRTTSDILLDMLIEQNGRPLSGEEAALHLGLSRVSVWKAVQKLRDEGYEIEGGKNKGYILKSSSDVLNAFLIEKNLSAFAQSVCKGKIEVFKTIDSTNTEAKRRLTSSSRAESLHGTVLFAEHQSAGRGRFSRSFYSPRGAGLYFSLIFCPSISARTEKEVPASALYTAISATVICRCLKALGFAPQIKWVNDIYLNGKKICGILSEGIIDMETSSVQAVIIGIGLNVKEANFPPELKNKAGSLFAEAGKLFTEIGSFFSEAEAPSLNRNVLASSIISSLIEALYGLHSQKNLMEEYKSLSLLTGKKVRVLPFAGIPYQALVLGISDLGHLIIETEDGKKNELISGEVSLELEP from the coding sequence ATGGAAGAACTTATATCAAGAACGACGAGCGATATACTTTTGGATATGCTTATAGAACAAAACGGAAGACCTCTTTCGGGCGAAGAAGCGGCTTTGCACTTAGGCCTTTCCAGGGTTTCTGTCTGGAAGGCCGTGCAAAAGCTAAGGGATGAAGGTTATGAAATTGAAGGCGGAAAGAACAAGGGCTATATTCTAAAATCCTCTTCAGATGTACTGAACGCTTTTTTAATTGAAAAGAACTTATCTGCCTTTGCTCAATCTGTTTGCAAGGGGAAGATTGAAGTTTTTAAGACAATAGATTCCACTAATACCGAGGCGAAACGGCGTTTAACTTCTTCAAGCAGAGCCGAGTCCCTTCACGGAACGGTTCTTTTTGCCGAGCATCAAAGCGCCGGGAGAGGCCGCTTTTCACGCAGTTTTTATTCGCCGAGAGGGGCGGGTTTATATTTTAGTCTGATTTTTTGCCCCTCAATTTCGGCAAGGACTGAAAAGGAAGTGCCCGCTTCCGCTCTTTACACGGCAATTTCGGCAACGGTTATCTGCCGCTGCTTAAAGGCTCTGGGCTTTGCTCCGCAAATAAAATGGGTAAACGATATTTATCTTAACGGAAAAAAAATCTGCGGCATTTTAAGCGAGGGAATTATCGATATGGAAACTTCCTCAGTGCAGGCCGTAATTATCGGCATAGGTCTCAATGTAAAAGAGGCTAATTTTCCTCCCGAACTTAAAAACAAGGCCGGCTCGCTCTTTGCCGAAGCCGGCAAACTTTTTACCGAAATCGGCTCATTTTTTAGTGAAGCCGAAGCTCCTTCCCTCAACCGGAATGTTTTAGCTTCTTCTATTATATCGAGCCTGATTGAAGCTCTCTACGGTCTACATTCTCAAAAAAACTTAATGGAAGAATATAAAAGCCTCTCCCTCCTTACGGGAAAAAAGGTAAGAGTTCTTCCCTTTGCCGGCATCCCCTATCAAGCCTTGGTTTTGGGAATCAGCGATTTAGGGCATCTTATCATAGAAACCGAGGACGGCAAAAAAAATGAGTTAATTTCGGGCGAGGTTAGTTTGGAGCTTGAACCTTAA
- the pta gene encoding phosphate acetyltransferase has protein sequence MSFVDEMKRKAKMYANRLVLPEGTEERTLKAARSIVDEKLVSELFLIGSDDAVSAAASKAGVKLDGIKIIDPKKSEWLDSFAESYYEKRKAKGMTLEQAKIEMSAELGFAAMMLVQDKADAMVAGALNTTADVLRAGLKVIGTLPGMKTASSCFLMDTKNPKLGANGVFIFSDCAVIPTPSSEQLADIACSAAISCRTFAGVEPIVAMLSFSTKGSGGDKDENILRVREAVKILEERKPDFVFDGEIQLDCAIVPSVMQKKAADSPVKGQANTLIFPDLGAGNIGYKLVQRIAGAEALGPFLQGFAKPISDLSRGCSVDDIITTSAVTLVQAGRK, from the coding sequence ATGAGTTTTGTAGATGAAATGAAAAGAAAGGCAAAGATGTATGCTAACCGCCTTGTTTTGCCTGAAGGTACTGAAGAAAGGACTCTCAAAGCAGCCCGATCTATCGTAGACGAAAAATTGGTATCGGAGCTTTTTTTAATCGGTTCCGATGATGCTGTTTCTGCGGCAGCTTCTAAGGCAGGGGTAAAACTTGACGGAATCAAGATAATCGATCCGAAAAAATCGGAATGGCTCGATTCTTTTGCCGAAAGCTATTACGAAAAAAGAAAGGCCAAGGGTATGACCCTTGAACAGGCTAAAATAGAAATGAGTGCGGAGCTGGGCTTCGCAGCGATGATGTTGGTTCAAGATAAGGCGGATGCAATGGTTGCGGGAGCATTAAACACAACAGCCGATGTTCTCCGTGCAGGTTTAAAAGTTATCGGAACTCTTCCGGGAATGAAAACCGCTTCTTCTTGCTTTTTGATGGACACAAAAAATCCTAAACTCGGAGCAAACGGAGTCTTTATCTTTTCAGACTGTGCCGTAATTCCGACTCCCAGTTCGGAACAGTTGGCCGACATTGCCTGCTCCGCTGCTATTAGCTGCCGAACCTTTGCAGGAGTTGAGCCGATTGTTGCAATGCTCTCCTTTTCTACCAAGGGTTCGGGCGGCGACAAGGATGAAAATATTTTACGCGTCCGCGAAGCCGTAAAAATCTTAGAGGAAAGAAAACCCGATTTTGTCTTTGACGGAGAAATCCAGTTGGATTGCGCCATTGTTCCTTCCGTTATGCAAAAGAAAGCCGCCGACTCTCCCGTAAAAGGACAGGCCAATACCCTTATCTTCCCAGACCTCGGAGCCGGAAACATAGGATATAAACTGGTACAGAGGATTGCCGGAGCAGAGGCCCTCGGCCCCTTCCTCCAAGGCTTTGCAAAGCCCATATCCGACCTTTCCAGAGGCTGCTCGGTAGACGACATAATCACCACCTCGGCTGTAACCTTGGTTCAAGCCGGAAGAAAATAA